From Vitis vinifera cultivar Pinot Noir 40024 chromosome 5, ASM3070453v1, the proteins below share one genomic window:
- the LOC100264790 gene encoding protein DMP2 translates to MGGTSKSSGSGKSTQPSITDRTFTGVGNLIKLLPTGTVFLFQFLNPVLTNNGHCHTINKYLTGILLGVCGFSCCFSSFTDSYFGSDGMTHYGVATKNGLWPSSASESVNLSAYKLRVGDFVHAFLSLTVFAVVALLDSNTVDCFYPSFESTEKLLLMVLPPVIGAISSTVFMVFPNKRHGIGYPASQTSHES, encoded by the coding sequence ATGGGTGGAACCAGCAAATCTTCAGGGTCTGGGAAAAGCACCCAGCCATCCATTACAGACAGAACATTCACAGGAGTAGGCAACCTCATCAAGCTTCTTCCTACTGGGACTGTGTTCTTGTTCCAGTTCCTCAACCCTGTGCTGACCAACAATGGTCATTGCCACACCATTAACAAGTACTTAACAGGGATTCTCCTAGGAGTTTGTGGCTTCTCTTGTTGTTTCTCTTCTTTCACTGACAGTTACTTTGGCAGTGATGGAATGACTCACTATGGGGTGGCAACAAAGAATGGTCTTTGGCCATCTTCTGCTTCTGAGTCAGTGAACTTATCAGCATATAAGCTGAGGGTGGGGGACTTTGTTCATGCTTTCCTCTCATTGACTGTGTTTGCTGTGGTGGCCCTTTTGGACTCTAACACAGTGGACTGCTTCTATCCATCTTTTGAATCAACTGAGAAGCTTTTGCTTATGGTCTTACCTCCTGTTATTGGTGCTATTTCAAGTACAGTGTTCATGGTGTTCCCTAACAAGCGCCATGGGATCGGGTATCCTGCAAGTCAGACTTCACATGAGTCCTAG
- the LOC100263082 gene encoding sugar transporter ERD6-like 16 isoform X4: protein MEYHESTRQQDMTEPLIRQDEKGSIISEEDDDLKPENPSQKGSPGVEWLSTAIAVWGSFQFGCCLNLQVHYTSPTQTAIRKDLNLSLAEYSVFASVLAIGAMIGGLTSGHISDLIGRKGTMRVAAAFCIVGWLAIGFTEGVLLLDLGRMCTGYGIGIFSYVVPVFIAEIAPKDLRGGFTSLNELMIQVGGSITYLLGTVLTWRMLALVGLIPSLMLILGMFFVPESPRWLVMVGQQREFEASLQRLRGKDADISFEASEIQEYTEKLQQMPQIRILDLFQKRYLHSVIIGVGLMLFKQFGGMSAIGSYASATLELAGFSSGKFGTIVIGLCQIPVTTIAVALMDRCGRRPLLLVSSVGTFLGTFLIGLAFYLKIFPLNVKGAAGSLAIWANWFGSWAVSYTFNYLISWSSSGTFFLYSAVSAAAILFVAKLVPETRRRTLEEIQAHMLFSNSHS from the exons ATGGAGTACCATGAAAGCACCCGGCAACAAGATATGACAGAGCCACTCATCCGGCAAGATGAGAAGGGGAGCATCATCTCTGAAGAGGATGATGATCTCAAGCCAGAAAACCCCAGCCAGAAAGGGTCTCCGGGAGTTGAATGGCTCAGCACAGCTATTGCAGTCTGGGGCTCTTTTCAGTTTGGATGCTGT TTGAACTTGCAGGTGCACTACACATCCCCTACTCAGACAGCTATCAGGAAGGATCTCAATCTTTCACTAGCAGAG TACTCAGTATTTGCTTCCGTATTGGCAATTGGGGCAATGATTGGGGGGCTTACAAGCGGGCATATCTCCGATCTCATTGGAAGGAAAGGG ACAATGAGAGTGGCTGCTGCTTTCTGCATTGTAGGGTGGCTTGCCATTGGTTTTACTGAG GGTGTTCTGTTGCTCGACCTTGGAAGAATGTGCACAGGATATGGAATTGgaatattttcttatgtg GTACCAGTGTTCATTGCTGAAATAGCACCCAAGGATCTTCGTGGAGGATTCACATCATTGAATGAG CTCATGATTCAAGTTGGGGGATCCATCACTTACCTGCTAGGGACGGTTCTAACATGGAGAATGCTCGCTTTAGTTG GCCTGATTCCCTCCCTTATGCTGATCTTAGGAATGTTTTTTGTCCCTGAGTCTCCAAGATGGCTG GTGATGGTTGGACAACAGAGAGAATTCGAAGCTTCATTGCAGAGGCTGCGCGGAAAGGACGCTGATATTTCCTTCGAGGCTTCTGAAATCCaa GAATATACAGAAAAGCTTCAACAGATGCCTCAAATTAGGATCCTGGATTTGTTCCAAAAAAGATACCTGCACTCGGTCATA ATAGGAGTCGGATTGATGTTGTTCAAACAATTTGGGGGAATGAGTGCCATCGGCTCTTATGCAAGTGCGACTCTTGAATTAGCAG GATTTTCTTCAGGAAAATTTGGGACAATAGTCATTGGTTTGTGTCAg ATTCCAGTGACTACCATAGCTGTGGCACTAATGGATAGATGTGGAAGAAGACCTCTTCTATTG GTATCTTCAGTGGGGACATTCTTGGGCACCTTTCTGATTGGACTTGCATTCTATTTGAAG ATATTCCCCCTAAACGTAAAGGGTGCAGCTGGAAGCTTAGCCATATGGGCAAACTGGTTTGGTTCTTGGGCTGTTTCCTACACTTTCAACTATCTCATAAGCTGGAGTAGCTCGG GTACCTTCTTCCTGTATTCTGCTGTCTCTGCTGCAGCAATTTTGTTTGTGGCAAAGCTAGTACCAGAAACTAGAAGACGGACCCTGGAAGAAATACAAGCTCACATGCTCTTCTCCAACTCCCACTCCTAA
- the LOC100263082 gene encoding sugar transporter ERD6-like 16 isoform X3 has translation MEYHESTRQQDMTEPLIRQDEKGSIISEEDDDLKPENPSQKGSPGVEWLSTAIAVWGSFQFGCCLNLQVHYTSPTQTAIRKDLNLSLAEYSVFASVLAIGAMIGGLTSGHISDLIGRKGTMRVAAAFCIVGWLAIGFTEGVLLLDLGRMCTGYGIGIFSYVVPVFIAEIAPKDLRGGFTSLNELMIQVGGSITYLLGTVLTWRMLALVGLIPSLMLILGMFFVPESPRWLEYTEKLQQMPQIRILDLFQKRYLHSVIIGVGLMLFKQFGGMSAIGSYASATLELAGFSSGKFGTIVIGLCQIPVTTIAVALMDRCGRRPLLLVSSVGTFLGTFLIGLAFYLKDHELVLKLIPMMVLAGVLIYLWSLASGIGSASWVIMSEIFPLNVKGAAGSLAIWANWFGSWAVSYTFNYLISWSSSGTFFLYSAVSAAAILFVAKLVPETRRRTLEEIQAHMLFSNSHS, from the exons ATGGAGTACCATGAAAGCACCCGGCAACAAGATATGACAGAGCCACTCATCCGGCAAGATGAGAAGGGGAGCATCATCTCTGAAGAGGATGATGATCTCAAGCCAGAAAACCCCAGCCAGAAAGGGTCTCCGGGAGTTGAATGGCTCAGCACAGCTATTGCAGTCTGGGGCTCTTTTCAGTTTGGATGCTGT TTGAACTTGCAGGTGCACTACACATCCCCTACTCAGACAGCTATCAGGAAGGATCTCAATCTTTCACTAGCAGAG TACTCAGTATTTGCTTCCGTATTGGCAATTGGGGCAATGATTGGGGGGCTTACAAGCGGGCATATCTCCGATCTCATTGGAAGGAAAGGG ACAATGAGAGTGGCTGCTGCTTTCTGCATTGTAGGGTGGCTTGCCATTGGTTTTACTGAG GGTGTTCTGTTGCTCGACCTTGGAAGAATGTGCACAGGATATGGAATTGgaatattttcttatgtg GTACCAGTGTTCATTGCTGAAATAGCACCCAAGGATCTTCGTGGAGGATTCACATCATTGAATGAG CTCATGATTCAAGTTGGGGGATCCATCACTTACCTGCTAGGGACGGTTCTAACATGGAGAATGCTCGCTTTAGTTG GCCTGATTCCCTCCCTTATGCTGATCTTAGGAATGTTTTTTGTCCCTGAGTCTCCAAGATGGCTG GAATATACAGAAAAGCTTCAACAGATGCCTCAAATTAGGATCCTGGATTTGTTCCAAAAAAGATACCTGCACTCGGTCATA ATAGGAGTCGGATTGATGTTGTTCAAACAATTTGGGGGAATGAGTGCCATCGGCTCTTATGCAAGTGCGACTCTTGAATTAGCAG GATTTTCTTCAGGAAAATTTGGGACAATAGTCATTGGTTTGTGTCAg ATTCCAGTGACTACCATAGCTGTGGCACTAATGGATAGATGTGGAAGAAGACCTCTTCTATTG GTATCTTCAGTGGGGACATTCTTGGGCACCTTTCTGATTGGACTTGCATTCTATTTGAAG GATCATGAGCTAGTACTAAAGTTGATCCCCATGATGGTCCTAGCTGGTGTACTG ATCTACTTATGGTCTTTGGCATCAGGGATAGGATCTGCTTCCTGGGTTATTATGTCCGAG ATATTCCCCCTAAACGTAAAGGGTGCAGCTGGAAGCTTAGCCATATGGGCAAACTGGTTTGGTTCTTGGGCTGTTTCCTACACTTTCAACTATCTCATAAGCTGGAGTAGCTCGG GTACCTTCTTCCTGTATTCTGCTGTCTCTGCTGCAGCAATTTTGTTTGTGGCAAAGCTAGTACCAGAAACTAGAAGACGGACCCTGGAAGAAATACAAGCTCACATGCTCTTCTCCAACTCCCACTCCTAA
- the LOC100263082 gene encoding sugar transporter ERD6-like 16 isoform X6, whose product MEYHESTRQQDMTEPLIRQDEKGSIISEEDDDLKPENPSQKGSPGVEWLSTAIAVWGSFQFGCCLNLQVHYTSPTQTAIRKDLNLSLAEYSVFASVLAIGAMIGGLTSGHISDLIGRKGTMRVAAAFCIVGWLAIGFTEGVLLLDLGRMCTGYGIGIFSYVVPVFIAEIAPKDLRGGFTSLNELMIQVGGSITYLLGTVLTWRMLALVGLIPSLMLILGMFFVPESPRWLVMVGQQREFEASLQRLRGKDADISFEASEIQEYTEKLQQMPQIRILDLFQKRYLHSVIIGVGLMLFKQFGGMSAIGSYASATLELAGFSSGKFGTIVIGLCQIPVTTIAVALMDRCGRRPLLLVSSVGTFLGTFLIGLAFYLKDHELVLKLIPMMVLAGVLG is encoded by the exons ATGGAGTACCATGAAAGCACCCGGCAACAAGATATGACAGAGCCACTCATCCGGCAAGATGAGAAGGGGAGCATCATCTCTGAAGAGGATGATGATCTCAAGCCAGAAAACCCCAGCCAGAAAGGGTCTCCGGGAGTTGAATGGCTCAGCACAGCTATTGCAGTCTGGGGCTCTTTTCAGTTTGGATGCTGT TTGAACTTGCAGGTGCACTACACATCCCCTACTCAGACAGCTATCAGGAAGGATCTCAATCTTTCACTAGCAGAG TACTCAGTATTTGCTTCCGTATTGGCAATTGGGGCAATGATTGGGGGGCTTACAAGCGGGCATATCTCCGATCTCATTGGAAGGAAAGGG ACAATGAGAGTGGCTGCTGCTTTCTGCATTGTAGGGTGGCTTGCCATTGGTTTTACTGAG GGTGTTCTGTTGCTCGACCTTGGAAGAATGTGCACAGGATATGGAATTGgaatattttcttatgtg GTACCAGTGTTCATTGCTGAAATAGCACCCAAGGATCTTCGTGGAGGATTCACATCATTGAATGAG CTCATGATTCAAGTTGGGGGATCCATCACTTACCTGCTAGGGACGGTTCTAACATGGAGAATGCTCGCTTTAGTTG GCCTGATTCCCTCCCTTATGCTGATCTTAGGAATGTTTTTTGTCCCTGAGTCTCCAAGATGGCTG GTGATGGTTGGACAACAGAGAGAATTCGAAGCTTCATTGCAGAGGCTGCGCGGAAAGGACGCTGATATTTCCTTCGAGGCTTCTGAAATCCaa GAATATACAGAAAAGCTTCAACAGATGCCTCAAATTAGGATCCTGGATTTGTTCCAAAAAAGATACCTGCACTCGGTCATA ATAGGAGTCGGATTGATGTTGTTCAAACAATTTGGGGGAATGAGTGCCATCGGCTCTTATGCAAGTGCGACTCTTGAATTAGCAG GATTTTCTTCAGGAAAATTTGGGACAATAGTCATTGGTTTGTGTCAg ATTCCAGTGACTACCATAGCTGTGGCACTAATGGATAGATGTGGAAGAAGACCTCTTCTATTG GTATCTTCAGTGGGGACATTCTTGGGCACCTTTCTGATTGGACTTGCATTCTATTTGAAG GATCATGAGCTAGTACTAAAGTTGATCCCCATGATGGTCCTAGCTGGTGTACTG GGATAG
- the LOC100263082 gene encoding sugar transporter ERD6-like 16 isoform X5 has protein sequence MEYHESTRQQDMTEPLIRQDEKGSIISEEDDDLKPENPSQKGSPGVEWLSTAIAVWGSFQFGCCLNLQVHYTSPTQTAIRKDLNLSLAEYSVFASVLAIGAMIGGLTSGHISDLIGRKGTMRVAAAFCIVGWLAIGFTEGVLLLDLGRMCTGYGIGIFSYVVPVFIAEIAPKDLRGGFTSLNELMIQVGGSITYLLGTVLTWRMLALVGLIPSLMLILGMFFVPESPRWLVMVGQQREFEASLQRLRGKDADISFEASEIQEYTEKLQQMPQIRILDLFQKRYLHSVIIGVGLMLFKQFGGMSAIGSYASATLELAGFSSGKFGTIVIGLCQIPVTTIAVALMDRCGRRPLLLVSSVGTFLGTFLIGLAFYLKDHELVLKLIPMMVLAGVLIYLWSLASGIGSASWVIMSEVMDYSCGHVLKHSHDNCFNCRYSP, from the exons ATGGAGTACCATGAAAGCACCCGGCAACAAGATATGACAGAGCCACTCATCCGGCAAGATGAGAAGGGGAGCATCATCTCTGAAGAGGATGATGATCTCAAGCCAGAAAACCCCAGCCAGAAAGGGTCTCCGGGAGTTGAATGGCTCAGCACAGCTATTGCAGTCTGGGGCTCTTTTCAGTTTGGATGCTGT TTGAACTTGCAGGTGCACTACACATCCCCTACTCAGACAGCTATCAGGAAGGATCTCAATCTTTCACTAGCAGAG TACTCAGTATTTGCTTCCGTATTGGCAATTGGGGCAATGATTGGGGGGCTTACAAGCGGGCATATCTCCGATCTCATTGGAAGGAAAGGG ACAATGAGAGTGGCTGCTGCTTTCTGCATTGTAGGGTGGCTTGCCATTGGTTTTACTGAG GGTGTTCTGTTGCTCGACCTTGGAAGAATGTGCACAGGATATGGAATTGgaatattttcttatgtg GTACCAGTGTTCATTGCTGAAATAGCACCCAAGGATCTTCGTGGAGGATTCACATCATTGAATGAG CTCATGATTCAAGTTGGGGGATCCATCACTTACCTGCTAGGGACGGTTCTAACATGGAGAATGCTCGCTTTAGTTG GCCTGATTCCCTCCCTTATGCTGATCTTAGGAATGTTTTTTGTCCCTGAGTCTCCAAGATGGCTG GTGATGGTTGGACAACAGAGAGAATTCGAAGCTTCATTGCAGAGGCTGCGCGGAAAGGACGCTGATATTTCCTTCGAGGCTTCTGAAATCCaa GAATATACAGAAAAGCTTCAACAGATGCCTCAAATTAGGATCCTGGATTTGTTCCAAAAAAGATACCTGCACTCGGTCATA ATAGGAGTCGGATTGATGTTGTTCAAACAATTTGGGGGAATGAGTGCCATCGGCTCTTATGCAAGTGCGACTCTTGAATTAGCAG GATTTTCTTCAGGAAAATTTGGGACAATAGTCATTGGTTTGTGTCAg ATTCCAGTGACTACCATAGCTGTGGCACTAATGGATAGATGTGGAAGAAGACCTCTTCTATTG GTATCTTCAGTGGGGACATTCTTGGGCACCTTTCTGATTGGACTTGCATTCTATTTGAAG GATCATGAGCTAGTACTAAAGTTGATCCCCATGATGGTCCTAGCTGGTGTACTG ATCTACTTATGGTCTTTGGCATCAGGGATAGGATCTGCTTCCTGGGTTATTATGTCCGAGGTAATGGACTACTCATGTGGACACGTTTTAAAGC ATTCCCATGACAATTGCTTCAATTGCAGATATTCCCCCTAA
- the LOC100263082 gene encoding sugar transporter ERD6-like 7 isoform X1 encodes MEYHESTRQQDMTEPLIRQDEKGSIISEEDDDLKPENPSQKGSPGVEWLSTAIAVWGSFQFGCCLNLQVHYTSPTQTAIRKDLNLSLAEYSVFASVLAIGAMIGGLTSGHISDLIGRKGTMRVAAAFCIVGWLAIGFTEGVLLLDLGRMCTGYGIGIFSYVVPVFIAEIAPKDLRGGFTSLNELMIQVGGSITYLLGTVLTWRMLALVGLIPSLMLILGMFFVPESPRWLVMVGQQREFEASLQRLRGKDADISFEASEIQEYTEKLQQMPQIRILDLFQKRYLHSVIIGVGLMLFKQFGGMSAIGSYASATLELAGFSSGKFGTIVIGLCQIPVTTIAVALMDRCGRRPLLLVSSVGTFLGTFLIGLAFYLKDHELVLKLIPMMVLAGVLIYLWSLASGIGSASWVIMSEIFPLNVKGAAGSLAIWANWFGSWAVSYTFNYLISWSSSGTFFLYSAVSAAAILFVAKLVPETRRRTLEEIQAHMLFSNSHS; translated from the exons ATGGAGTACCATGAAAGCACCCGGCAACAAGATATGACAGAGCCACTCATCCGGCAAGATGAGAAGGGGAGCATCATCTCTGAAGAGGATGATGATCTCAAGCCAGAAAACCCCAGCCAGAAAGGGTCTCCGGGAGTTGAATGGCTCAGCACAGCTATTGCAGTCTGGGGCTCTTTTCAGTTTGGATGCTGT TTGAACTTGCAGGTGCACTACACATCCCCTACTCAGACAGCTATCAGGAAGGATCTCAATCTTTCACTAGCAGAG TACTCAGTATTTGCTTCCGTATTGGCAATTGGGGCAATGATTGGGGGGCTTACAAGCGGGCATATCTCCGATCTCATTGGAAGGAAAGGG ACAATGAGAGTGGCTGCTGCTTTCTGCATTGTAGGGTGGCTTGCCATTGGTTTTACTGAG GGTGTTCTGTTGCTCGACCTTGGAAGAATGTGCACAGGATATGGAATTGgaatattttcttatgtg GTACCAGTGTTCATTGCTGAAATAGCACCCAAGGATCTTCGTGGAGGATTCACATCATTGAATGAG CTCATGATTCAAGTTGGGGGATCCATCACTTACCTGCTAGGGACGGTTCTAACATGGAGAATGCTCGCTTTAGTTG GCCTGATTCCCTCCCTTATGCTGATCTTAGGAATGTTTTTTGTCCCTGAGTCTCCAAGATGGCTG GTGATGGTTGGACAACAGAGAGAATTCGAAGCTTCATTGCAGAGGCTGCGCGGAAAGGACGCTGATATTTCCTTCGAGGCTTCTGAAATCCaa GAATATACAGAAAAGCTTCAACAGATGCCTCAAATTAGGATCCTGGATTTGTTCCAAAAAAGATACCTGCACTCGGTCATA ATAGGAGTCGGATTGATGTTGTTCAAACAATTTGGGGGAATGAGTGCCATCGGCTCTTATGCAAGTGCGACTCTTGAATTAGCAG GATTTTCTTCAGGAAAATTTGGGACAATAGTCATTGGTTTGTGTCAg ATTCCAGTGACTACCATAGCTGTGGCACTAATGGATAGATGTGGAAGAAGACCTCTTCTATTG GTATCTTCAGTGGGGACATTCTTGGGCACCTTTCTGATTGGACTTGCATTCTATTTGAAG GATCATGAGCTAGTACTAAAGTTGATCCCCATGATGGTCCTAGCTGGTGTACTG ATCTACTTATGGTCTTTGGCATCAGGGATAGGATCTGCTTCCTGGGTTATTATGTCCGAG ATATTCCCCCTAAACGTAAAGGGTGCAGCTGGAAGCTTAGCCATATGGGCAAACTGGTTTGGTTCTTGGGCTGTTTCCTACACTTTCAACTATCTCATAAGCTGGAGTAGCTCGG GTACCTTCTTCCTGTATTCTGCTGTCTCTGCTGCAGCAATTTTGTTTGTGGCAAAGCTAGTACCAGAAACTAGAAGACGGACCCTGGAAGAAATACAAGCTCACATGCTCTTCTCCAACTCCCACTCCTAA
- the LOC100257948 gene encoding uncharacterized protein LOC100257948, which translates to MGTEILRPQDCLIERMGVSPAVFPRRKAFPGSAKANRRPVVRAERSDQKRRGSQSEGSISKRSSSDDVRAAKGNVVVGPVTILRRGESLDSKLKSEALKKNGEEEMIVSGTERLGPDPEMVPKQIRIKDLKPFAFSVAAKPDMYAGSAFALSPSPSSLPLPSFSRKKQMSPVVDDWATKDLRRLLRLD; encoded by the coding sequence ATGGGGACGGAGATCTTGAGGCCTCAGGACTGTTTGATCGAGCGGATGGGGGTCTCTCCGGCGGTTTTTCCTCGCCGTAAGGCTTTCCCCGGAAGCGCAAAGGCGAACCGGAGACCGGTGGTTCGGGCTGAGAGGTCGGACCAGAAGAGGCGGGGGAGTCAGTCGGAGGGGTCCATTTCTAAGAGATCGAGCTCCGATGATGTCAGGGCCGCGAAGGGGAATGTTGTGGTGGGCCCGGTGACGATTCTCAGGCGAGGGGAGTCGCTTGACTCGAAATTAAAGAGCGAGGCTCTGAAGAAGAACGGCGAGGAGGAAATGATAGTTTCTGGAACCGAGAGGTTGGGCCCGGACCCGGAGATGGTGCCGAAGCAGATCCGCATCAAGGATCTGAAGCCGTTTGCTTTTTCGGTGGCCGCTAAGCCCGACATGTACGCTGGATCTGCGTTTGCGCTCTCGCCGTCGCCGAGCTCGCTTCCGTTACCATCTTTTTCGAGGAAGAAGCAGATGTCGCCCGTCGTGGACGACTGGGCAACGAAAGATCTCCGGCGACTGCTCCGGCTCGATTGA
- the LOC100263082 gene encoding sugar transporter ERD6-like 7 isoform X2 produces MEYHESTRQQDMTEPLIRQDEKGSIISEEDDDLKPENPSQKGSPGVEWLSTAIAVWGSFQFGCCVHYTSPTQTAIRKDLNLSLAEYSVFASVLAIGAMIGGLTSGHISDLIGRKGTMRVAAAFCIVGWLAIGFTEGVLLLDLGRMCTGYGIGIFSYVVPVFIAEIAPKDLRGGFTSLNELMIQVGGSITYLLGTVLTWRMLALVGLIPSLMLILGMFFVPESPRWLVMVGQQREFEASLQRLRGKDADISFEASEIQEYTEKLQQMPQIRILDLFQKRYLHSVIIGVGLMLFKQFGGMSAIGSYASATLELAGFSSGKFGTIVIGLCQIPVTTIAVALMDRCGRRPLLLVSSVGTFLGTFLIGLAFYLKDHELVLKLIPMMVLAGVLIYLWSLASGIGSASWVIMSEIFPLNVKGAAGSLAIWANWFGSWAVSYTFNYLISWSSSGTFFLYSAVSAAAILFVAKLVPETRRRTLEEIQAHMLFSNSHS; encoded by the exons ATGGAGTACCATGAAAGCACCCGGCAACAAGATATGACAGAGCCACTCATCCGGCAAGATGAGAAGGGGAGCATCATCTCTGAAGAGGATGATGATCTCAAGCCAGAAAACCCCAGCCAGAAAGGGTCTCCGGGAGTTGAATGGCTCAGCACAGCTATTGCAGTCTGGGGCTCTTTTCAGTTTGGATGCTGT GTGCACTACACATCCCCTACTCAGACAGCTATCAGGAAGGATCTCAATCTTTCACTAGCAGAG TACTCAGTATTTGCTTCCGTATTGGCAATTGGGGCAATGATTGGGGGGCTTACAAGCGGGCATATCTCCGATCTCATTGGAAGGAAAGGG ACAATGAGAGTGGCTGCTGCTTTCTGCATTGTAGGGTGGCTTGCCATTGGTTTTACTGAG GGTGTTCTGTTGCTCGACCTTGGAAGAATGTGCACAGGATATGGAATTGgaatattttcttatgtg GTACCAGTGTTCATTGCTGAAATAGCACCCAAGGATCTTCGTGGAGGATTCACATCATTGAATGAG CTCATGATTCAAGTTGGGGGATCCATCACTTACCTGCTAGGGACGGTTCTAACATGGAGAATGCTCGCTTTAGTTG GCCTGATTCCCTCCCTTATGCTGATCTTAGGAATGTTTTTTGTCCCTGAGTCTCCAAGATGGCTG GTGATGGTTGGACAACAGAGAGAATTCGAAGCTTCATTGCAGAGGCTGCGCGGAAAGGACGCTGATATTTCCTTCGAGGCTTCTGAAATCCaa GAATATACAGAAAAGCTTCAACAGATGCCTCAAATTAGGATCCTGGATTTGTTCCAAAAAAGATACCTGCACTCGGTCATA ATAGGAGTCGGATTGATGTTGTTCAAACAATTTGGGGGAATGAGTGCCATCGGCTCTTATGCAAGTGCGACTCTTGAATTAGCAG GATTTTCTTCAGGAAAATTTGGGACAATAGTCATTGGTTTGTGTCAg ATTCCAGTGACTACCATAGCTGTGGCACTAATGGATAGATGTGGAAGAAGACCTCTTCTATTG GTATCTTCAGTGGGGACATTCTTGGGCACCTTTCTGATTGGACTTGCATTCTATTTGAAG GATCATGAGCTAGTACTAAAGTTGATCCCCATGATGGTCCTAGCTGGTGTACTG ATCTACTTATGGTCTTTGGCATCAGGGATAGGATCTGCTTCCTGGGTTATTATGTCCGAG ATATTCCCCCTAAACGTAAAGGGTGCAGCTGGAAGCTTAGCCATATGGGCAAACTGGTTTGGTTCTTGGGCTGTTTCCTACACTTTCAACTATCTCATAAGCTGGAGTAGCTCGG GTACCTTCTTCCTGTATTCTGCTGTCTCTGCTGCAGCAATTTTGTTTGTGGCAAAGCTAGTACCAGAAACTAGAAGACGGACCCTGGAAGAAATACAAGCTCACATGCTCTTCTCCAACTCCCACTCCTAA